The Lepeophtheirus salmonis chromosome 1, UVic_Lsal_1.4, whole genome shotgun sequence genome has a segment encoding these proteins:
- the LOC121122282 gene encoding protein unzipped has protein sequence MLRTLQPLQMILLFLSLTLLVRDTHGGSHASIKSIYGQLVTSSTLRWKSLSNDKIPPEAVYAGTGDKKTVICRSEHHGSLLVGQTVPVLGGCGVGFINKTYRKKKYELLINIDMAARLEWRAYNRYSGVPEGSVAGLDASTGSNQIFIGRHLTTEGLYLPGVVDIPQGSYEFGILRVWDVKGGVHEFNSGDVLVEIEPESYELELELTDRKPRKSSRDVALVQSSLFRFDEGREGNKEARLQKVLSYEYEKSEYYGQIPGMIRALPTNVRLPKGQIQSVLWGLPEKSIQQETLMVGHELEPYSAVDVAVVGVRMTEEEPYVATLTSVFSDGSRMTRRVDGILQRRYLDNIRPEYSRIYQIKDSSKVDSEGEFASPSASKDTSSPLIGNEIMLSDQEDTHSAASSASSSVSILDNTLPTNSGHSSASSPIQGGALYYLPITLLSGHLILLHTLSSIQIYI, from the exons ATGCTCCGAACTCTACAACCCCTTCAAATGATACTTTTATTTCTGTCTCTGACCTTATTGGTCAGAGACACACATGGCGGCTCTCATGCCTCTATCAAATCCATATACGGACAGCTCGTCACCTCTTCTACACTCCGATGGAAGTCTTTATCCAATGATAAAATCCCTCCTGAGGCTGTATATGCTGGAACAGGAGATAAAAAGACCGTGATTTGTCGTTCAGAACATCACGGATCCCTTCTTGTGGGACAGACCGTTCCTGTTCTGGGAGGGTGCGGTGTgggctttattaataaaacctaTCGGAAAAAGAAATATGAGCTTCTTATCAATATTGATATGGCAGCTCGGTTGGAGTGGCGTGCCTATAATCGCTACTCTGGTGTTCCTGAGGGCTCTGTTGCAGGTCTGGATGCTTCTACAGGGAGTAATCAGATCTTTATTGGCCGACATCTGACTACAGAGGGGCTTTATCTCCCTGGTGTTGTGGATATTCCGCAGGGATCCTATGAGTTTGGAATACTGCGCGTCTGGGATGTAAAGGGTGGAGTTCATGAATTTAATTCTGGGGATGTTCTCGTTGAGATTGAACCAGAAAGCTATGAGTTAGAATTAGAGCTCACTGATAGAAAGCCAAGAAAGTCCAGTCGGGATGTGGCTCTTGTTCAGTCCTCTCTCTTTAGATTCGATGAAGGAAGGGAAGGGAATAAAGAGGCTCGACTTCAAAAAGTTCTTTCATACGAGTATGAAAAGTCTGAATACTACGGACAG ATTCCTGGTATGATACGAGCTCTTCCGACGAACGTTCGCCTCCCTAAAGGTCAAATCCAATCTGTTCTCTGGGGCCTACCCGAGAAATCCATTCAACAAGAGACACTCATGGTGGGACATGAATTGGAGCCCTACAGTGCCGTGGATGTCGCCGTTGTGGGAGTGCGCATGACAGAAGAGGAGCCCTATGTGGCCACCCTCACATCCGTGTTCTCTGATGGCTCACGGATGACACGGAGAGTAGATGGAATCCTTCAAAGACGTTATTTGGATAATATCCGACCCGAGTATAGTCGGATATACCAAATAAAGGACTCTTCCAAGGTTGACAGTGAGGGTGAATTCGCGTCACCCTCTGCCTCAAAAGACACTAGTAGTCCATTGATTGGGAATGAAATCATGCTCTCAGATCAAGAAGACACTCATTCAGCAGCCTCTTCTGCTTCTTCTTCTGTATCAATCCTGGATAACACTTTACCAACCAACAGCGGACACTCAAGTGCCTCCTCGCCTATCCAAGGAGGGGCGCTTTATTATCTGCCGATAACCCTTCTTTCTGgacatttaattttacttcacaCTCTTTCAagcattcaaatttatatataa